The following are encoded in a window of Narcine bancroftii isolate sNarBan1 chromosome 2, sNarBan1.hap1, whole genome shotgun sequence genomic DNA:
- the cenpq gene encoding centromere protein Q isoform X2, translating into MATAPIASRVVPLTQGFLWSRLLVVVVCQTGNHPTLARSGVCGPNLIVYCKKHNAGGTQQGERPAKRCKKMASNPRNATHRTVKVGPAKLARWRPLSKTVQEFITSAIEAAILSSLPHEASHHVPYLEILEQLKNRLNDRCSDLLAPPAKVGHPRDCHKMLAQEKEHLVEGEAALRTLQEELDRTLEKLDCDRDEAEGLQERIRQLKDIVEEANHRGVQDVPSGCLNLPSLPPDSFLPISLQDRLETLENPARILAELESLGRCGELQDLCTFLERAYAQVDGF; encoded by the exons ATGGCAACGGCGCCAATCGCTTCCAGAGTCGTCCCCTTGACGCAGGGTTTTTTGTGGTCCCGCCTCCTCGTCGTCGTCGTCTGCCAGACCGGTAACCATCCAACCCTCGCTCGATCGGGG GTTTGTGGTCCGAACCTCATCGTATACTgtaaaaaacataatgctggaggaactcagcag GGTGAACGGCCTGCCAAAAGGTGCAAAAAGATGGCTTCCAACCCACGAA ATGCAACACACAGGACAGTCAAGGTGGGACCCGCCAAGCTGGCTCGCTGGAGGCCTCTGTCCAAGACCGTCCAAGAGTTCATCACCTCGGCCATTGAGGCTGCCATCCT AAGCTCTTTACCCCATGAAGCTTCTCACCATGTACCCTATCTCGAGATCCTGGAGCAGCTCAAGAACAG GTTGAATGATCGGTGCTCTGACCTACTTGCCCCACCTGCCAAGGTGGGGCATCCGAGGGACTGCCACAAGATGTTGgcccaggagaaggagcatctGGTGGAGGGTGAGGCTGCCCTCAGGACCTTGCAG GAAGAGCTTGATCGCACCCTCGAGAAGTTGGATTGTGACCGGGACGAAGCTGAGGGCCTACAGGAACGCATCCGCCAGCTGAAGGACATTGTGGAGGAAGCCAATCACCgaggggtgcag GATGTTCCCTCTGGATGCCTCAACCTCCCTTCACTCCCTCCAGATAGCTTCCTGCCGATCTCCCTTCAG GATCGTCTGGAGACGTTGGAGAACCCCGCGAGGATCCTGGCTGAGCTTGAGAGCCTGGGACGTTGTGGCGAGCTTCAAGACCTCTGCACTTTCCTGGAGCGAGCATATGCCCAGGTTGATGGATTCTGA
- the cenpq gene encoding centromere protein Q isoform X9 — MLEELSRVNGLPKGAKRWLPTHEMQHTGQSRWDPPSWLAGGLCPRPSKSSSPRPLRLPSCMYSASTLLPPPMGSSLPHEASHHVPYLEILEQLKNRLNDRCSDLLAPPAKVGHPRDCHKMLAQEKEHLVEGEAALRTLQEELDRTLEKLDCDRDEAEGLQERIRQLKDIVEEANHRGVQDVPSGCLNLPSLPPDSFLPISLQDRLETLENPARILAELESLGRCGELQDLCTFLERAYAQVDGF; from the exons atgctggaggaactcagcag GGTGAACGGCCTGCCAAAAGGTGCAAAAAGATGGCTTCCAACCCACGAA ATGCAACACACAGGACAGTCAAGGTGGGACCCGCCAAGCTGGCTCGCTGGAGGCCTCTGTCCAAGACCGTCCAAGAGTTCATCACCTCGGCCATTGAGGCTGCCATCCTGTATGTACTCAGCCAGCACACTCCTCCCACCTCCAATGGG AAGCTCTTTACCCCATGAAGCTTCTCACCATGTACCCTATCTCGAGATCCTGGAGCAGCTCAAGAACAG GTTGAATGATCGGTGCTCTGACCTACTTGCCCCACCTGCCAAGGTGGGGCATCCGAGGGACTGCCACAAGATGTTGgcccaggagaaggagcatctGGTGGAGGGTGAGGCTGCCCTCAGGACCTTGCAG GAAGAGCTTGATCGCACCCTCGAGAAGTTGGATTGTGACCGGGACGAAGCTGAGGGCCTACAGGAACGCATCCGCCAGCTGAAGGACATTGTGGAGGAAGCCAATCACCgaggggtgcag GATGTTCCCTCTGGATGCCTCAACCTCCCTTCACTCCCTCCAGATAGCTTCCTGCCGATCTCCCTTCAG GATCGTCTGGAGACGTTGGAGAACCCCGCGAGGATCCTGGCTGAGCTTGAGAGCCTGGGACGTTGTGGCGAGCTTCAAGACCTCTGCACTTTCCTGGAGCGAGCATATGCCCAGGTTGATGGATTCTGA
- the cenpq gene encoding centromere protein Q isoform X1: MAPKAGTVPRRCKGGVRKVCTSRARRRVAPGAKRRQVTSAISGPKSGRSQARCKRPACSARSRRKGGTSSSLRGYPSARCQARGKRPTSSTRSCRRGRMPSDPRRVHPLACCWASGKTPSSSSCRRAVTTHSGDKGGRPAASTRSCSRGAKAYTLLGPNGGHTASSAWSCKKGATPYIRSRTKNRRPTTSTQCGGRERASYTPDLLLLERERLFLPRDSERTIIGTLPHCPIVTGAESTGPDSSNANNSNNNCISGVLPGIPDPWGVHPRPSMTSLLDARWDPRSGSRAWVAFPRGGLFPWAPDPTWDSQRGSGAWLAIPGGGAFPCYPDLNWDPHRRSGAWLAYPRSLFHWDPDLSWNPRRESGSGGRSGLGWSEQEMVEPPRDVPPFGVSPKRDLHERNPRREMVKRARDLPFGGSSERELPWRDPSRESVELLRDLPHSRGFLERERQRDLPCSRVSPAREVPGRDPRRESMEHPGDFPPFREMVECTMNLPPFGTTLERGLPGRDPRRESMEHPRVSPPSVGSPEREHLRNIPQFRATVERECPWRDPGRESIEQPSDHSIGGTPERELPGRDPRRASIELILHHETEGPSTSRDTRGKNAAGPGNPAP; this comes from the coding sequence ATGGCGCCCAAAGCTGGCACGGTGCCCCGGAGATGCAAGGGTGGGGTCCGCAAGGTTTGTACTTCCCGGGCTCGCCGGAGGGTGGCACCAGGGGCGAAGCGCAGACAGGTGACCTCCGCCATCTCTGGCCCAAAGAGTGGGCGTTCCCAGGCGAGATGCAAGAGACCAGCCTGTTCTGCACGGTCCCGCAGAAAGGGTGGAACATCCTCCAGTCTGAGGGGTTATCCCTCAGCCCGTTGCCAGGCCAGAGGCAAGAGACCCACTTCCTCCACCCGGTCCTGCAGAAGGGGCAGAATGCCCTCAGACCCAAGGAGGGTGCATCCACTGGCCTGTTGCTGGGCCAGTGGCAAAACACCCTCCTCCTCGTCCTGTAGGAGGGCCGTAACAACCCATTCAGGGGACAAGGGTGGACGTCCCGCTGCCTCCACCCGATCCTGCAGCCGGGGTGCAAAGGCCTATACTCTGTTAGGGCCAAATGGTGGACATACTGCCTCTTCTGCCTGGTCCTGCAAGAAAGGTGCAACTCCCTACATCCGTTCACGGACAAAGAACAGACGTCCAACCACCTCCACCCAGTGTGGGGGAAGAGAAAGGGCTTCCTACACCCCTGACCTCCTCCTGTTGGAAAGGGAACGCCTGTTCTTGCCCCGGGACTCAGAGAGGACAATCATCGGTACCCTGCCCCACTGCCCCATCGTGACTGGAGCAGAATCAACAGGACCCGACTCCTCCAATGCCAACAACAGCAATAACAACTGCATCTCCGGCGTCCTCCCAGGAATCCCTGACCCCTGGGGGGTACACCCAAGGCCAAGCATGACCAGCCTCCTTGATGCTCGATGGGACCCCCGTAGCGGGAGTAGAGCTTGGGTGGCCTTCCCCAGGGGTGGGCTCTTCCCCTGGGCCCCTGATCCAACCTGGGACTCCCAGAGAGGGAGTGGCGCTTGGCTGGCCATTCCCGGTGGTGGGGCTTTTCCCTGTTACCCTGACCTGAACTGGGACCCTCatagaagaagtggggcttggcTGGCCTACCCTAGGAGCCTCTTCCATTGGGACCCTGACCTGTCTTGGAACCCCCGGAGAGAGAGTGGGTCAGGTGGACGCTCTGGCTTAGGATGGTCCGAGCAAGAGATGGTGGAGCCTCCGAGGGATGTTCCCCCATTCGGGGTCTCACCAAAGAGGGACCTTCACGAAAGGAACCCCAGGAGGGAGATGGTGAAGCGGGCAAGGGATCTCCCATTTGGAGGGTCTTCGGAGAGGGAACTGCCTTGGAGGGATCCCTCAAGGGAGAGTGTGGAACTTCTGAGAGATCTCCCCCACTCTAGGGGATTTCTGGAGAGGGAGCGTCAGAGGGATCTCCCCTGCTCCAGGGTGTCTCCAGCAAGGGAGGTTCCTGGGAGGGACCCAAGGCGGGAGAGCATGGAACATCCGGGGGATTTCCCACCTTTCCGGGAGATGGTGGAGTGCACAATGAATCTCCCCCCATTCGGGACTACTCTGGAGAGGGGGCTACCTGGGAGGGACCCCAGGAGGGAGAGCATGGAGCACCCAAGGGTTTCCCCCCCATCTGTGGGCTCTCCGGAGAGGGAGCATCTAAGGAACATCCCCCAATTCAGGGCAACTGTGGAGAGGGAGTGTCCCTGGAGGGACCCCGGGAGGGAAAGCATAGAGCAACCGAGTGATCACTCGATTGGGGGAACTCCAGAAAGGGAGCTTCCTGGGAGGGACCCCCGGCGTGCTAGCATTGAGCTCATTCTGCATCACGAGACTGAGGGCCCATCCACGTCTAGAGATACCCGCGGCAAGAATGCAGCGGGTCCTGGCAATCCCGCACCTTAA
- the cenpq gene encoding centromere protein Q isoform X5, translating into MQRVLAIPHLKKASPAPAEQEAGVEHRSGISGRENVREMAGRNATSAKKKARESGGREVWGIDATHRTVKVGPAKLARWRPLSKTVQEFITSAIEAAILSSLPHEASHHVPYLEILEQLKNRLNDRCSDLLAPPAKVGHPRDCHKMLAQEKEHLVEGEAALRTLQEELDRTLEKLDCDRDEAEGLQERIRQLKDIVEEANHRGVQDVPSGCLNLPSLPPDSFLPISLQDRLETLENPARILAELESLGRCGELQDLCTFLERAYAQVDGF; encoded by the exons ATGCAGCGGGTCCTGGCAATCCCGCACCTTAAGAAAGCCAGCCCAGCACCCGCAGAGCAAGAGGCAG GTGTTGAACACCGATcgggcatcagtgggagagagaatgtgagagaaaTGGCAGGAAGGAATGCAACATCTGCGAAGAAGAAGGCAAGGGAGTCTGGAGGCAGAGAGGTATGGGGCATAG ATGCAACACACAGGACAGTCAAGGTGGGACCCGCCAAGCTGGCTCGCTGGAGGCCTCTGTCCAAGACCGTCCAAGAGTTCATCACCTCGGCCATTGAGGCTGCCATCCT AAGCTCTTTACCCCATGAAGCTTCTCACCATGTACCCTATCTCGAGATCCTGGAGCAGCTCAAGAACAG GTTGAATGATCGGTGCTCTGACCTACTTGCCCCACCTGCCAAGGTGGGGCATCCGAGGGACTGCCACAAGATGTTGgcccaggagaaggagcatctGGTGGAGGGTGAGGCTGCCCTCAGGACCTTGCAG GAAGAGCTTGATCGCACCCTCGAGAAGTTGGATTGTGACCGGGACGAAGCTGAGGGCCTACAGGAACGCATCCGCCAGCTGAAGGACATTGTGGAGGAAGCCAATCACCgaggggtgcag GATGTTCCCTCTGGATGCCTCAACCTCCCTTCACTCCCTCCAGATAGCTTCCTGCCGATCTCCCTTCAG GATCGTCTGGAGACGTTGGAGAACCCCGCGAGGATCCTGGCTGAGCTTGAGAGCCTGGGACGTTGTGGCGAGCTTCAAGACCTCTGCACTTTCCTGGAGCGAGCATATGCCCAGGTTGATGGATTCTGA
- the cenpq gene encoding centromere protein Q isoform X3, translated as MQRVLAIPHLKKASPAPAEQEAGVEHRSGISGRENVREMAGRNATSAKKKARESGGREGERPAKRCKKMASNPRNATHRTVKVGPAKLARWRPLSKTVQEFITSAIEAAILSSLPHEASHHVPYLEILEQLKNRLNDRCSDLLAPPAKVGHPRDCHKMLAQEKEHLVEGEAALRTLQEELDRTLEKLDCDRDEAEGLQERIRQLKDIVEEANHRGVQDVPSGCLNLPSLPPDSFLPISLQDRLETLENPARILAELESLGRCGELQDLCTFLERAYAQVDGF; from the exons ATGCAGCGGGTCCTGGCAATCCCGCACCTTAAGAAAGCCAGCCCAGCACCCGCAGAGCAAGAGGCAG GTGTTGAACACCGATcgggcatcagtgggagagagaatgtgagagaaaTGGCAGGAAGGAATGCAACATCTGCGAAGAAGAAGGCAAGGGAGTCTGGAGGCAGAGAG GGTGAACGGCCTGCCAAAAGGTGCAAAAAGATGGCTTCCAACCCACGAA ATGCAACACACAGGACAGTCAAGGTGGGACCCGCCAAGCTGGCTCGCTGGAGGCCTCTGTCCAAGACCGTCCAAGAGTTCATCACCTCGGCCATTGAGGCTGCCATCCT AAGCTCTTTACCCCATGAAGCTTCTCACCATGTACCCTATCTCGAGATCCTGGAGCAGCTCAAGAACAG GTTGAATGATCGGTGCTCTGACCTACTTGCCCCACCTGCCAAGGTGGGGCATCCGAGGGACTGCCACAAGATGTTGgcccaggagaaggagcatctGGTGGAGGGTGAGGCTGCCCTCAGGACCTTGCAG GAAGAGCTTGATCGCACCCTCGAGAAGTTGGATTGTGACCGGGACGAAGCTGAGGGCCTACAGGAACGCATCCGCCAGCTGAAGGACATTGTGGAGGAAGCCAATCACCgaggggtgcag GATGTTCCCTCTGGATGCCTCAACCTCCCTTCACTCCCTCCAGATAGCTTCCTGCCGATCTCCCTTCAG GATCGTCTGGAGACGTTGGAGAACCCCGCGAGGATCCTGGCTGAGCTTGAGAGCCTGGGACGTTGTGGCGAGCTTCAAGACCTCTGCACTTTCCTGGAGCGAGCATATGCCCAGGTTGATGGATTCTGA
- the cenpq gene encoding centromere protein Q isoform X7 translates to MQRVLAIPHLKKASPAPAEQEGERPAKRCKKMASNPRNATHRTVKVGPAKLARWRPLSKTVQEFITSAIEAAILSSLPHEASHHVPYLEILEQLKNRLNDRCSDLLAPPAKVGHPRDCHKMLAQEKEHLVEGEAALRTLQEELDRTLEKLDCDRDEAEGLQERIRQLKDIVEEANHRGVQDVPSGCLNLPSLPPDSFLPISLQDRLETLENPARILAELESLGRCGELQDLCTFLERAYAQVDGF, encoded by the exons ATGCAGCGGGTCCTGGCAATCCCGCACCTTAAGAAAGCCAGCCCAGCACCCGCAGAGCAAGAG GGTGAACGGCCTGCCAAAAGGTGCAAAAAGATGGCTTCCAACCCACGAA ATGCAACACACAGGACAGTCAAGGTGGGACCCGCCAAGCTGGCTCGCTGGAGGCCTCTGTCCAAGACCGTCCAAGAGTTCATCACCTCGGCCATTGAGGCTGCCATCCT AAGCTCTTTACCCCATGAAGCTTCTCACCATGTACCCTATCTCGAGATCCTGGAGCAGCTCAAGAACAG GTTGAATGATCGGTGCTCTGACCTACTTGCCCCACCTGCCAAGGTGGGGCATCCGAGGGACTGCCACAAGATGTTGgcccaggagaaggagcatctGGTGGAGGGTGAGGCTGCCCTCAGGACCTTGCAG GAAGAGCTTGATCGCACCCTCGAGAAGTTGGATTGTGACCGGGACGAAGCTGAGGGCCTACAGGAACGCATCCGCCAGCTGAAGGACATTGTGGAGGAAGCCAATCACCgaggggtgcag GATGTTCCCTCTGGATGCCTCAACCTCCCTTCACTCCCTCCAGATAGCTTCCTGCCGATCTCCCTTCAG GATCGTCTGGAGACGTTGGAGAACCCCGCGAGGATCCTGGCTGAGCTTGAGAGCCTGGGACGTTGTGGCGAGCTTCAAGACCTCTGCACTTTCCTGGAGCGAGCATATGCCCAGGTTGATGGATTCTGA
- the cenpq gene encoding centromere protein Q isoform X4, with product MQRVLAIPHLKKASPAPAEQEAGVEHRSGISGRENVREMAGRNATSAKKKARESGGREMQHTGQSRWDPPSWLAGGLCPRPSKSSSPRPLRLPSCMYSASTLLPPPMGSSLPHEASHHVPYLEILEQLKNRLNDRCSDLLAPPAKVGHPRDCHKMLAQEKEHLVEGEAALRTLQEELDRTLEKLDCDRDEAEGLQERIRQLKDIVEEANHRGVQDVPSGCLNLPSLPPDSFLPISLQDRLETLENPARILAELESLGRCGELQDLCTFLERAYAQVDGF from the exons ATGCAGCGGGTCCTGGCAATCCCGCACCTTAAGAAAGCCAGCCCAGCACCCGCAGAGCAAGAGGCAG GTGTTGAACACCGATcgggcatcagtgggagagagaatgtgagagaaaTGGCAGGAAGGAATGCAACATCTGCGAAGAAGAAGGCAAGGGAGTCTGGAGGCAGAGAG ATGCAACACACAGGACAGTCAAGGTGGGACCCGCCAAGCTGGCTCGCTGGAGGCCTCTGTCCAAGACCGTCCAAGAGTTCATCACCTCGGCCATTGAGGCTGCCATCCTGTATGTACTCAGCCAGCACACTCCTCCCACCTCCAATGGG AAGCTCTTTACCCCATGAAGCTTCTCACCATGTACCCTATCTCGAGATCCTGGAGCAGCTCAAGAACAG GTTGAATGATCGGTGCTCTGACCTACTTGCCCCACCTGCCAAGGTGGGGCATCCGAGGGACTGCCACAAGATGTTGgcccaggagaaggagcatctGGTGGAGGGTGAGGCTGCCCTCAGGACCTTGCAG GAAGAGCTTGATCGCACCCTCGAGAAGTTGGATTGTGACCGGGACGAAGCTGAGGGCCTACAGGAACGCATCCGCCAGCTGAAGGACATTGTGGAGGAAGCCAATCACCgaggggtgcag GATGTTCCCTCTGGATGCCTCAACCTCCCTTCACTCCCTCCAGATAGCTTCCTGCCGATCTCCCTTCAG GATCGTCTGGAGACGTTGGAGAACCCCGCGAGGATCCTGGCTGAGCTTGAGAGCCTGGGACGTTGTGGCGAGCTTCAAGACCTCTGCACTTTCCTGGAGCGAGCATATGCCCAGGTTGATGGATTCTGA
- the cenpq gene encoding centromere protein Q isoform X8, whose protein sequence is MAGRNATSAKKKARESGGREGERPAKRCKKMASNPRNATHRTVKVGPAKLARWRPLSKTVQEFITSAIEAAILSSLPHEASHHVPYLEILEQLKNRLNDRCSDLLAPPAKVGHPRDCHKMLAQEKEHLVEGEAALRTLQEELDRTLEKLDCDRDEAEGLQERIRQLKDIVEEANHRGVQDVPSGCLNLPSLPPDSFLPISLQDRLETLENPARILAELESLGRCGELQDLCTFLERAYAQVDGF, encoded by the exons aTGGCAGGAAGGAATGCAACATCTGCGAAGAAGAAGGCAAGGGAGTCTGGAGGCAGAGAG GGTGAACGGCCTGCCAAAAGGTGCAAAAAGATGGCTTCCAACCCACGAA ATGCAACACACAGGACAGTCAAGGTGGGACCCGCCAAGCTGGCTCGCTGGAGGCCTCTGTCCAAGACCGTCCAAGAGTTCATCACCTCGGCCATTGAGGCTGCCATCCT AAGCTCTTTACCCCATGAAGCTTCTCACCATGTACCCTATCTCGAGATCCTGGAGCAGCTCAAGAACAG GTTGAATGATCGGTGCTCTGACCTACTTGCCCCACCTGCCAAGGTGGGGCATCCGAGGGACTGCCACAAGATGTTGgcccaggagaaggagcatctGGTGGAGGGTGAGGCTGCCCTCAGGACCTTGCAG GAAGAGCTTGATCGCACCCTCGAGAAGTTGGATTGTGACCGGGACGAAGCTGAGGGCCTACAGGAACGCATCCGCCAGCTGAAGGACATTGTGGAGGAAGCCAATCACCgaggggtgcag GATGTTCCCTCTGGATGCCTCAACCTCCCTTCACTCCCTCCAGATAGCTTCCTGCCGATCTCCCTTCAG GATCGTCTGGAGACGTTGGAGAACCCCGCGAGGATCCTGGCTGAGCTTGAGAGCCTGGGACGTTGTGGCGAGCTTCAAGACCTCTGCACTTTCCTGGAGCGAGCATATGCCCAGGTTGATGGATTCTGA
- the cenpq gene encoding centromere protein Q isoform X6: MQHLRRRRQGSLEAERVNGLPKGAKRWLPTHEMQHTGQSRWDPPSWLAGGLCPRPSKSSSPRPLRLPSCMYSASTLLPPPMGSSLPHEASHHVPYLEILEQLKNRLNDRCSDLLAPPAKVGHPRDCHKMLAQEKEHLVEGEAALRTLQEELDRTLEKLDCDRDEAEGLQERIRQLKDIVEEANHRGVQDVPSGCLNLPSLPPDSFLPISLQDRLETLENPARILAELESLGRCGELQDLCTFLERAYAQVDGF; this comes from the exons ATGCAACATCTGCGAAGAAGAAGGCAAGGGAGTCTGGAGGCAGAGAG GGTGAACGGCCTGCCAAAAGGTGCAAAAAGATGGCTTCCAACCCACGAA ATGCAACACACAGGACAGTCAAGGTGGGACCCGCCAAGCTGGCTCGCTGGAGGCCTCTGTCCAAGACCGTCCAAGAGTTCATCACCTCGGCCATTGAGGCTGCCATCCTGTATGTACTCAGCCAGCACACTCCTCCCACCTCCAATGGG AAGCTCTTTACCCCATGAAGCTTCTCACCATGTACCCTATCTCGAGATCCTGGAGCAGCTCAAGAACAG GTTGAATGATCGGTGCTCTGACCTACTTGCCCCACCTGCCAAGGTGGGGCATCCGAGGGACTGCCACAAGATGTTGgcccaggagaaggagcatctGGTGGAGGGTGAGGCTGCCCTCAGGACCTTGCAG GAAGAGCTTGATCGCACCCTCGAGAAGTTGGATTGTGACCGGGACGAAGCTGAGGGCCTACAGGAACGCATCCGCCAGCTGAAGGACATTGTGGAGGAAGCCAATCACCgaggggtgcag GATGTTCCCTCTGGATGCCTCAACCTCCCTTCACTCCCTCCAGATAGCTTCCTGCCGATCTCCCTTCAG GATCGTCTGGAGACGTTGGAGAACCCCGCGAGGATCCTGGCTGAGCTTGAGAGCCTGGGACGTTGTGGCGAGCTTCAAGACCTCTGCACTTTCCTGGAGCGAGCATATGCCCAGGTTGATGGATTCTGA